CATTAAAGAAAAAGCCTCAAGAAGCAATGACCTTTTAGAGCAAACCGTGGAGGACAAAGACATGCGTCTCACCTCCGTGACCGCCAAAAATCATCATCTGAAAGAAGAACTGGAGCGCCTGAGACAACAGAGTCGCCCTGTACCTGACCCTAAAATCCTCGAACTGGAGTGTGAAGTCTTCCAACTGAACGAGTTAAAAGATGACCTCGAGGAGGAAGTAAAGGAACAACAGAAGATCATTCACAACCAGCAGCAGGGGAAGATAAGACTGCTTCAGTCTCtacaggagcagaagcagaaagtgGACCATCTTCAATCCCAGCAGGAGCAGCTGCATATTGAACGCGCTCAGCTCCTTGCAGCGAAAGACCAGGAGATTCAGAATTTGCAAGACACATTAGGCCAAATGAAAGCCCAGCTGCCTGACAAAAGCCAGCACATTGCAGCAGAGCACTGTGACGACGTTCAAGTCACAAGCAGTCAGCCTCTTCCTAGAGAGAACGGAAGTGAGAAGCTTGATCCATCTAAAGGCGAAACTCAAAGATCAGTCCAAGGAATAAAAGAGCAAGAAGTGGAGATGAAGCTTCTAACTGAACAGAACATCCGATTGACCGAACACATCGATCGGGTGTCCAAAGAGGAGATTGGTAAACTAACTCAGATTATCCAGCAGAAGGATTTGGAGATCGAGGGTCTTTCCAGCAGAATCTCTGCAGCTTCTCAGCGCCAGCGTGTGGACGTGGAGCGACTTCAGCAGCAATTGCAAGAGTGTGCTTCGAAAAGCGACCAAGTGTTGGCTGTCTTAAATGAGAAAACGAGGGAGAATAGCCATCTGACAAGGGAGTATCAGAAAATGACAGAGAGACTTGCTGCCAAAGAAGCAGAGCTCCAGAGGATGCAAGAGGAAAATCGGAAACTGTCCCCGAGAATTGAATGTAGTGGTCAGGAGATGTTTAGAGAAACGATTCAGAATTTATCACACATTATTCGAGAAAAAGACCTCGAAGTGGATGCCTTAAGTCAGAAATGTCAGACTTTATTGACCATCCTGCAGACCTCCAGCACTGGTGATGAGGTTCGCGGCGTTCACATCGATCAGTTCAAGGAGCTTCTGCGGGAACGGGACACGTTCAAACAGCGAGTGAAGATCATGGAAGAGTGGAAAGAGCAGGTGATGACCACGGTCCAAAACATGAAGCAGGAGTCACCCCAGCTTCAGAGCGATCTTCGCCAGCTCCAGGCGCAGGCTTGCCCTGGCAGCGAGGAGGATTCCAAACTGCAGGCGACCTCTATGGACCTGATCCAGACTTACAGAGGCAAGGAAATAACCTTAGAACACTTAGAGAAGGACCTGGCACGAATTCAGCTCAGCATCGGGGAGAATTGCCACGCCAAGGATCTCCTTTTAGGGAAACTGGATGCGATTTTCCTGCAGCCCTCCCCCGACTCCTCAGAGCCAGCTGACTCTCTGAAGGCCGTGACATCTGACGTAGTGAGCCAGTCTTCTCAGTTGCGCCAAGAGGAGGTAGAAGAGCTAAGAAAATCAATGCAAGAAAAAGATACAATGATTCGAACCctccaggaagagaagcagagatggatGGATTCCGTGTCGGCCGCGTCCCCAGGAGAAGGCAAACAACAGGAACACGGGGATTCCGACATGGAGCCGCTGAAGGAGAAACAGGCCGTTCTGCAAAACTTCATTCCGGATCAAGAGCTCCGACTGCAAGCGAAAAGTGAGGAATTGCTTTCTTTGCAGGAGAAGTTCAGTAGCCAAGTGAGTGAAAATGACCTTTTGAGGCAGGCAGTCACCGATTTGAAGGAGAGACTAGCAGATTTTGAAACGGATGTGTGTCaactgaaagaggaaaatgcaaagcTCGTGGAAAcgtgtagagaaaaggaaatggaaaatcaggCCTTGCAAGAGACCAACAGGCGGCTTTCCATGCTGCCGAGAGAGGAGGAATCCCAGTCCGCTGCGGTGGAAGAGAAGGCACTTGCTTTGGAGCAAGTATTGCGAGGGAAAGAAGAGGGCGAGACCGGGGAAGCGAAGCGGCTCGTCGATGCAGTTGCATCCGTGCAGGACCAGACAGTTGTGTGTccacaggagagagaggaagtccTGCTGGCACtgacacagaaacaaatggaaacctGTGCCCTCCAGAAGGAGGTGCACCATTTACGGGAGAGAGAATCACGCCTCACCCAGGAGCTGGAGAGACGGCGTCACGTCGCTTCAGAAGCCGAAGATTCTCGTCGCCGCGAAGCTTTGGTCTCAGAAGGCAAAGTGGCTCAGCTCAGAGAGGAAGTGACGGTCTTGCAGGGAAAGCTCGTTTTGTCTTCCACGGCCTTGGAAAACGCGAGCCATCGAGCCAGTGTGCAGGTGCAGTCGCTGCGGGAGCAATTGCACATGGTCACCCAGCAGAAAGAGGAAGCCGCCTTCCAGCTTGCAGcctcccaggaggaagggaggcagtaCGGTCACGTTCTAGCCGCCCTCAAGCTGGAACTCGCCGAGTGGATGGAAAAGGCAGACAGCCTAGAAGGGAAACTGAAGTCATTGCAGGGACGCTTCCAGAAAGCAAAGGCTGACTTGGGTCTGAAGGAAGACCAGCTCCAagaagtcaagaaacagaacgAGGTCCAGCAGGAAGTCCTGGAGGACACCCAGAAGAAACTGATGGACTTAGTAAGTAAGTCCGAAGGCATGGTGGACAAAACCCTCCTGAGGAGACTCTTCGTGGGCTCTTTGCAAGCACCTGATGCCGACCGGCAGGAAGCCTTAAGGTTGATGGCAGGCACGCTGGGGATCCAAGAAGACCAGATGCGCCAGCTGTTCAGTGAAAGGCCAGGTGGGGTTACCAGCTGGGTGACTGGGGGGCCTGGATCCAGAAGCGCCCCCAACACACCTGGGAAACCAAGTCACCGAGCTATGGCCAACAATTCTTTTTCAGGACTTTTCGTCCAGTTTCTAGAAGCGGAATCACATTCAGCTTCTCCACCACCTAAACCCTCTGCTCATGACGTGAAGCCCCCAGattcaggaggaaggggaaaagtggCTAAGAAACAAGGCCCCCAACATCTGAACACTGCCCTAGGATCCACACCCCgaaaaaaagatgtgaagccCCGCACCACAGCTGTGTCTCTCATTACCCCCCCCAGGACCAGAAACGGATGGATCGGAGCACCTTCTTCTAAATGCTGTCACTGATGCTTTCCCCACATACACGCCCCAAATACTGTCACCTGCCACGAAGGTTGGAATGGCGGCCACAGGCCCCTCAAAGAAATAGACGATTCTCAAGCCGGAGAGGAGACGGCGCTTTGAAGAACGCAAGTCACTCTGTGTGTCTACCTTAGCCCAAAATGGCCTTTTGCAAAACGTAATGTATTTGCAGTTTTGCTTTcagcttaataaaaatattcttttatgactTAACAAGAACAGAGGTCTTTTAATGACTGCAGAGGtattccccaaactgaaaacagtggTGACTTCTTATGAGAGTAGACATTGGTGGGGTTGGAGGCTGTGGTCCAAGGATACTTCCAATATTGTTTGTAATGCTGTAATGTTTTCACAAGGAGCAGGTATCTACATATACCCTGGGTAAGGAACACATCAACTGGTTTTAATGTTCCGAACTTACCAAatacacgaacacacacaccTTGTACGAGAAACAAGGTGAACAGCATGAAAGTACAAGATGCgtacgatttaaaaaaaaatgtaaatttgcttGACCCCCGCTAagtcccatttctctctcttttttttttcatttttaatttttgttccatttgtttttctgttgcctAGGAAATCACTCTATGGGTAACCTGATTTCTCTCCGGCcttttagaaatatatgtgtatttgcctATTTGGGAGTAtagtattttctgactttttttttttttaaatcactctgcCTTAGAGATCTTCCAAAATGTGAATGAATTccaatttgttctttaaaagaaaacccagcattttatggatataccctAAATTATTTAACTAGCTCCTATCATCAGGATTTAAGCgatttttattccaaatgtcCATGATGGACTGCCTAGTCCATTTTCTCAAAAGCCACTCCAAATCTTCATTTGCAGTTCAAGGCTAATTGCTCCATTGTATGCAGGAAACCATCCATTCAGAcctctttgcatttttactttaaggttttacttgtttatttgccaCAGAAAGTAGGGGAAGAGCACAGGCTGCAGGagctgtagagggagagggagaaataggcccgcagctgagcagggagccctatgtggggctcaatcctgggaccctaggatcgtgacccgagccaaaggcaaacacgcaaccaactgagccacccaggtgccccaatactgagTCTTAATCTGAGGTTTTCCGTCACAGTGGATTCTGCTGTCTCCATGTCAATTTCAACCCGCACTGAGACTTTTAAGGTGTAGGACAGGTGCTTCCCTAGGAAGTGAAGTTGGCACCCGAGCAAGAGTGAGAGGCGGTCGTCAAAACCAAATGTATCAATTCCATTGATGTTCACTCAGTTGATCCCATGGGAATCTCTAGGTGTCCAAGGGTAGAAGGAAGGGCTGACGTCCTCCAGCACCATGGAGTCTGGCAATGGACTGTGGACAGAggcaccacccccagcctcaggtAGGATAAGCAGACTTTGGCTTCAGCCTGTAGCAAGAAGGCCTTGCTAACTATATTGAGCTGGTGGGCGGTACCATGACCCACGGAATAACAGACAGCTGGATATGAAGGCTCAGAATCCGTGAGAGTCTCTATTTCCAGgagagcccagtgcctggccagcAATTGTTGCTTTCATAGTCTATAACCCAGGGCCAAGGAGGGCCGTTTCTTGCATTGGGAACCCATGGACAATTTACAGATACCATGGGTGGTCCAGGGACTccagaaagtgggagaggaggttGCTAAGGCCTTTTCACTAGGGCACTAgcaggggattttttaaaaagtttatttatgtgtttgagagagaactTGAGCTGGCAGAGGAatccaaaggagagggagaaacaggctccccacttagtagggagccgaatgtggggttctatctcaggaccccgagatcatgacctgagtcaaaggcagacgcttcaccaactgagccacccagtcccccCTAACAGGGGATTTTAACTTGGACCGATCCTAGAGCCTTTTGTTGAGGGGAGCCCCACCCAACGTGGGCTCATTTACAAGTAACAGCATAAATGGgtttcagtaaaatttataaacaagaaataagttGTGTCCAGAACCCAAAAAATAC
The window above is part of the Ursus arctos isolate Adak ecotype North America unplaced genomic scaffold, UrsArc2.0 scaffold_50, whole genome shotgun sequence genome. Proteins encoded here:
- the LOC125282343 gene encoding thyroid receptor-interacting protein 11-like, with product MLPWVGGLGSGLDHSPGEVDGREPCFTSHVDFTGHVGKGTSTGEEMDFADLITSQAQINRLLKDIETLEAEVSHWRRLSQSSSKILDSSEIWKLKTTIRDLEQQQMKKLDEHQLEVSVLQSLHKKQLADVIERHRQQLREYEQRESELGRVEQQLAEMERLNDNLNNVASDVRAENQKLVLALQDVRHQLEESILRNNEECLENNIAVRALKIEKGRLVAKLYRTEKKALEEKRKYKQTIKKLLPLEHARLIQLMQEKDLELFHLQKKIEQMDADHRETKDMLSSALEEQKQLTQVIKEKASRSNDLLEQTVEDKDMRLTSVTAKNHHLKEELERLRQQSRPVPDPKILELECEVFQLNELKDDLEEEVKEQQKIIHNQQQGKIRLLQSLQEQKQKVDHLQSQQEQLHIERAQLLAAKDQEIQNLQDTLGQMKAQLPDKSQHIAAEHCDDVQVTSSQPLPRENGSEKLDPSKGETQRSVQGIKEQEVEMKLLTEQNIRLTEHIDRVSKEEIGKLTQIIQQKDLEIEGLSSRISAASQRQRVDVERLQQQLQECASKSDQVLAVLNEKTRENSHLTREYQKMTERLAAKEAELQRMQEENRKLSPRIECSGQEMFRETIQNLSHIIREKDLEVDALSQKCQTLLTILQTSSTGDEVRGVHIDQFKELLRERDTFKQRVKIMEEWKEQVMTTVQNMKQESPQLQSDLRQLQAQACPGSEEDSKLQATSMDLIQTYRGKEITLEHLEKDLARIQLSIGENCHAKDLLLGKLDAIFLQPSPDSSEPADSLKAVTSDVVSQSSQLRQEEVEELRKSMQEKDTMIRTLQEEKQRWMDSVSAASPGEGKQQEHGDSDMEPLKEKQAVLQNFIPDQELRLQAKSEELLSLQEKFSSQVSENDLLRQAVTDLKERLADFETDVCQLKEENAKLVETCREKEMENQALQETNRRLSMLPREEESQSAAVEEKALALEQVLRGKEEGETGEAKRLVDAVASVQDQTVVCPQEREEVLLALTQKQMETCALQKEVHHLRERESRLTQELERRRHVASEAEDSRRREALVSEGKVAQLREEVTVLQGKLVLSSTALENASHRASVQVQSLREQLHMVTQQKEEAAFQLAASQEEGRQYGHVLAALKLELAEWMEKADSLEGKLKSLQGRFQKAKADLGLKEDQLQEVKKQNEVQQEVLEDTQKKLMDLVSKSEGMVDKTLLRRLFVGSLQAPDADRQEALRLMAGTLGIQEDQMRQLFSERPGGVTSWVTGGPGSRSAPNTPGKPSHRAMANNSFSGLFVQFLEAESHSASPPPKPSAHDVKPPDSGGRGKVAKKQGPQHLNTALGSTPRKKDVKPRTTAVSLITPPRTRNGWIGAPSSKCCH